The following proteins come from a genomic window of Candidatus Bathyarchaeota archaeon:
- the gcvH gene encoding glycine cleavage system protein GcvH, whose amino-acid sequence MYYSRDWIWVKREGDKVRIGITDYAQKQLKDVVFAELPKSGDKIVKGQAFGMLESVKSVSELIAPVSGRVEQVNNKVLDKPEILNEDPYGEGWLLIVSPTNLEEDLKSLMNFEESVKWHRDLAKGS is encoded by the coding sequence TTGTATTACTCTAGAGATTGGATCTGGGTTAAGAGGGAGGGAGACAAGGTAAGGATCGGCATAACTGACTATGCTCAGAAGCAGCTTAAAGATGTGGTATTCGCCGAACTTCCAAAGTCAGGGGATAAGATAGTGAAGGGGCAAGCTTTCGGGATGCTGGAATCAGTTAAATCCGTTTCAGAGCTGATCGCGCCTGTAAGCGGGAGGGTTGAGCAGGTCAACAATAAGGTTTTGGACAAACCTGAAATTCTGAATGAAGACCCTTATGGCGAGGGATGGCTCCTAATAGTTTCTCCGACAAACCTCGAGGAAGACTTAAAATCGTTAATGAACTTTGAAGAGTCTGTAAAGTGGCACAGGGATCTGGCAAAGGGTAGCTGA